Below is a window of Desulfarculaceae bacterium DNA.
CAGCCGCCACCCGGCAGGGGGGCCAGGGCGGTGGGGTGGAAGCCGCCGCTAAGGGGATAGCCCACCTTTTGCCAGGCATGGCCGTCGCCCAGGGCCCCCAGGCTGCGGGCCTCGCCGTCGTCCTGTTCGGCCAGGAGCAGCAAACGGCCATCGGCCAGCACGCCCACCGCCTCTACTCCGCTGTTGGCCGGGAAGCGTTCCAGCCAGGAGGGCATGACCAGGGGGCGGGGCCGCCCGCCCAGGCCCTGGGGCGGGGGATAGAAGGCCAGGCGGTGGCGGCGCTCGAAGGAGACCAGCCAGCCGCCCTTCCAGGCGGCCAGGCCCTCGGCGTCGGAGTTGCGCTTGCCCTTGAGCGGCAGGCCGTCCTCGCCCAGCAGCGGTCCCAGGCGGGCACCCTGCACCGCCAGGGGACGGCCGTCCTTGCCGCTCTCCAGGCGGGCGCTGAGCCACCAGCCCTTGTCGCTGATGGCCATGAGCGCCCCGTCCGGGCCCAGGGCCAGGCCCGAGAGCCCCCCGAAGGCCGGGTCCGGGCTGCTCAGCTCCAGGCCGCCCAAATAGCGCAAGGGCCCCACCGTCACCCGGGCGCGGTCGGCGGCGTCCAGCTCCACCGCCTCGGACCGCACCACGGCGGCGCGGCCCTCGGCCCCGGCGGGGTAGGGCGGCGAGGCGGCGCAGGCCAGGAGCAGGGCCAGGGAGATGACGGGCAGCAGGCGTTTGAGGCAAAGGCGGACGCGC
It encodes the following:
- a CDS encoding esterase-like activity of phytase family protein; translation: MRVRLCLKRLLPVISLALLLACAASPPYPAGAEGRAAVVRSEAVELDAADRARVTVGPLRYLGGLELSSPDPAFGGLSGLALGPDGALMAISDKGWWLSARLESGKDGRPLAVQGARLGPLLGEDGLPLKGKRNSDAEGLAAWKGGWLVSFERRHRLAFYPPPQGLGGRPRPLVMPSWLERFPANSGVEAVGVLADGRLLLLAEQDDGEARSLGALGDGHAWQKVGYPLSGGFHPTALAPLPGGGCLVLERAYSLAQGARARLGFLPAEALRPGAELRPRVLATLAPPLTTDNFEGLAVLPAGPGRLRVYLMSDDNFSPMQRTLLLAFELPWPQP